ttgtttagtggctatttcaatttgcctttctgcataaaaattttcctgtagttgctcatcttgtctccttcccactttcactgatcttccaaaacttagcttgatacgtttgtgatcactacccagacttctggagccaccttcatctatgtgcattcccctgagcttatcataaattctatgtgacatcagtgcataatctatccgcatattccgcatatgcagcgacatccagcggacattccaaggactgaactagAGGAGgccacgcacaatttcttacggcttgcgcttcgtgtctacttcccacctttaaccacctcgagttcttggtatatactagttcactgtattcatggcactgcagcccaacgctcactaaacctttctaaaaccaaggaggttacgctcagcgagtattacttagcaaccctttcttgtcagatagtgctcaatgtacatgccaatggctgctaagggggaatgagagacaggataattcggcttctagttaacgtgcactctgcgaattttttattgttcaacatagcatagaagaaatctcccaccggcaccaccttggaggtcaaaatgtaagactggttacacactactactacgactacgagggacgaacgggcgccgctataaggagcttcgcccttaaaaacgAGCAGTATAGGATATGACGCGTGGCGTCAAACCAGCGACGACCTTATCTTAACCGCGTGGCGCTGACCCCTACACCACGAAACATATTTGGTCAAGAATGTTAAGGGCAATCCACTTAATACACCATATACTGTTTAATGGTCCTCAGAGTTTCGTAACTTAACGCGTTTTCGCCATCAGTAGCCAGATGCCGCAGAGGTCTTGCCTTGGATGTGCTCTCAGGGTCATCAAGTTTAGCGTTTCTATCCCTGCTGCTTCCACGGAGCGCGGTCTCTCCTGAACACGCGCTTATGAGACCCGTCATTCGGGGGAGCGCGAAGGTCACTttactcgctgccgcggccgcgtcgACGAAACGAGCACGCTTCTCATACAGGAAGAAGTAATAATCGTGACAGTTGCTGGCGTTTCCCTGTGCATACTTGGGTGTTCGTTCCGTGAGTAATCCTGTTTGAATAGCGCGCTTTCAGTTTTGAGCTGTGACAGTTTAGTCCGCACATGCCCTGTGTATGCTCACTTCGTGTgggctttctgcttgaggtgtacGCTTGAAGTTTCGAGCGGCAGGCTTGTCCTTGTTCGCGTGATTTTGCAATTTGTTGCAGTAACCATTCATTCCTTCGTTGTTGTGGCCAAACAATACACAATGAACGCTCAGCTACCTTTGTAAAGGCCCGCTTCGCTTTAGTGTTATACCGATTCCAAGAAGAGGTATCAACTTGATTTTTTCCCCTTTATTTGTAGCGCTGTGTTCGAAGCGTCCGCTGTCAAATCGACACTCTCCTGGGTTTCTCGTTCGCATTATTGAGGAGGGTAGCACATGAGCAGATAGCCACACTGCTACAAGACCTGAAGGGAAAGAAACCTCGTGTCGGCTGAGTCTAATCACGTAGGGTCAGTTTCTACCCTATCAAGGAGCACCTTAAGAAGTAGATTACAAACAAAATTTCAAGGACGCTTCAACTTCACCTTTAAGCGCAGAACATGATAGCGGAACCGGGCCCCGTGTGCATTGGCTCCTGAAATGTCTAGCCTACAATTTCGGTTCTTGGGGGATAACCAAACCTTGCTACAAGTAAGCGATGTTTACttgtggcatatatatatatatatatatatatatatatatatatatatatatatatatatatatatatatatatatatatatatatatatatatatataatgtatgtgtgtgtgtgttttgaattcAAATCAGCCCCAGTTATTATTTTTCGAACCTAACCTAAGTTACCGGAGTGTAAGTGTAAGTTGAAACCCCATAGTTTCAAACAGTATTATTTGCCCAGTAGTGTAAATAGCGGTTTCAATTAAACTGTCCTCGAAAGCAAAATTTGGTGTTCAATATAGTATATGTAGGCGTTTATTTACAAATTAGGTATTTCTATGCACTTACAAGCATTTAGGCGCAAgggtaaaaatataaaaaattttAGGCTTCATCAAAACTCTATAAAAGGCAATTTGATTCTCTATACGTGTTTATAATTTGTAACCTCTAATTTGTGTCCATTTTAGCCGTTACCTTGTGATTAAAGAGGGGTGATGAAAACACAAGGAACAAAATGAGCGTTTTCTCAAACTTCGGTCGCTAATCATGAACCCTATCAGCTATCCTGACAGCCCGCTTTAAGAGATGGAGTGCGAAATCGACTAAAAATGCGATTTTTCAATTTTGATAGCATGATGTTTCAGCATTACTGACAAGCGCTTCCACGTAGCGGCGCAATAACACGCGCAGTGAAAAGCGTTTAAAGATGGCCCCAATCGCGCCTGATTCCGTGACCACACTGCGACAGCTCGAACTTTACATGGCATTTTCTTCAAACACTACTTTTCGCCAGGAGAGGAACAATTTATATGTAAGCACTGCAGCTTTCAAGTTCAAACTTTTGTTACTTCTTTTACGCAACATGCGCCCTTACTGAAGAAAGATAATGGCCTTCTGAGCAAGATTGCATTTTTGCGCAAGTTATTCTCAAGAAAGAAGCCCTAAAACTCTAATCATCACACGTTTGAATTTTTAATTGAAGGATGGTCATGCCTGTAATTATATTTGTTCCGACGGATACCCTTGGCCACGGTGTTATTTGTATATTACACTGTTCCCTGGGCACGTGAAATAACAAGAAGAGATTTCACCATTCTACTGGCAAGCAAAATATTTTTCACAAATATTTGTTAAACAATTAATACAGTAGAATGTTagctttttcaatatttttaaaATGACTTTCTATTTCCATTCCCTATTCAGAAAACATCTAGTAAAATCTTAATTCAAGCAGTTTGAAAAATGCTGTGGAGCTTGCTTGAAAAATAACAGAGCGATGCCCAGTAGTAGTTGCACACCTGCCTTTGCTATCCATCCCCTTTTAACAAGTTGCCAACATTCGGTCGACTATTGGCCACCGATGTTCGCCGCAGTGGAGCTGTCGTTTTGATGTTCGGCCGCTGACCTGGTGGTCAAGATTGGCAAGTTGATGGGGATAAATTGACCGCAGCAAAAGAGCACCGGGTAGATTGATGAATTACGGAATTGGTTTTGGCCCTGATATGGACGCAAGGAGAAAAATTAGAATTCTGATGGTTATGATTAACATGGTGGTGCATGCAGCCGAAACATGCTGCGGAacaaaaacacgcgaagcagattGAGGTGAATGAAGCTTTACTTGTGTGTACAAGATGGAACTTATGCGGTTAACTCTCAAATGCGGAAATGCCTCCTAACGctcccctcgaaaaaaaaaaatcggaaggCTGCCTTGCTAGGCGAAATAGTTCAGTATCATAGTAGACTTTAGCGCAAACAAAAACAGTGGGAACAAATTGACCACAAAAAGCATTACCACTATGTTCGTGTGGTCCTTGTCTTGTCCCTGTTTATTGCGCTAAAGTCCACTTTAAGATCCCAAAAAGTGCAGAGGCTGGCGCAGTTAGCACATTTGTATAGTCCGTTATATCGAGATTTTTTAAATTTAAAACTGGTACAATGGGTGCGCTATCCCCAGGTGATGAAATTTATTGTAGTCTTCACATTTACTGCACTTCAATTAACGTTAAGGCAAAACTTCAAGCCAATAGAAAGTTCTCATGGTGGGCAACATATCCGTGGCAGGCCGCAAGAATTCTCCGAACACCACAACGCTACAATATATTGCTTGGTCTCAGAGTTTTCGTAAAAACCATCTGTTTATAAAAAATCCCATGAAAATTTCGAGCACGTTACGAGTCGGAGGGATCTAAGTTTATGGCATAAAAACGCCGAGTCCGAGTTTTAGAAAGTTTTCGTAGCTTATTGTGACGTAGCCGTCCATGTCGGTGTCGTAACTCTTGAAGGCGCTGGTGAACGTCTGAAGAGTGACGCAGCACAGGATGTAGTCGTCGAAGGTGATTGATCCTTTCCTCTCACGGTCGTATTTCATGAGCAGGAGATCGATCGTTCCGTCGCTCAGACGGTATCCGAAGCTTCTGAGCGCTTCGCGAAGCTCGTTTCTGTCGATGGAACTCGAGCGGTCCTTGTCGTGGTCCTGGAAGCACCGAAGCCAGTCGTTGATGTAGTTCCAAAGGGACACGAAGTCGTCGAAGCTCAGCGTGCCCGTGCGGCTGTGGTCGAAGATGTTGATCATCATGTGCACCGTTTCCGGATTGAAGGGCTTCCAGGTGCCGTTGGAGAGACATTGCTGCAACTCGACCGCGTCTACGCGCCCACTGCGATCCTTGTCGACCTTGTTGAAGATATCGCGCAGGTAGTTGACGTCGGCTCTTGGCGTCTGAGGTCTGTAGGAGCCGTACGATCCGTACGAAGACATTGCTGGCCATGGGGCGACGCTGGTGGTATTTCTTAGCTTGGACGTGAATCACATGGAACTGCGCATTGGGTTAAAGGCCGGAGGCTGACGTACGTATGCCTAGTTCAATTTTGCATGCCGCGTGCCGAACTAGTGCTCCGAATAAGATATCAATAATGCCTACCCGGCTGGTTTGACCTATCCCCACTATTAATaagtttatgatgatgatgttgatgatgaaaaTCTTATTTGGGTCTAGAGACGACGCAGGCTAGACCGCGCATCACCCGTCTAGTCCCACATAGGGCCTGCGAAGCCGAGCAAAACCGGCAAGCCAATAGTTTTCCTATAGTATCTCTACAGAAGACAAAATTTTGGAGGACACTTGAGCTTCATCTTCAAGTGTAGTAGGCAGCAGTGTATCGGGTTCCATGCTTATCACGTTCTAAATTGCTAGCACGGCTCCCATTCTCGATGCAGGTCTCAATCAGGACAACTGTTCACGTGAGATTGGCCGCTTCAAACGGTCTTAGAAGGTATACTGCAAGCGCATGTGTTGTGCCACTGCGCCATAATTGTTCCTTTTGCGAACCATCGAAGGGCCCAATACGTGTCTCTAAGACAACACGCATGCATCAGTGATTTGTAATTAATGGGCTTTTAAAACAGCTTTTTGGACAGTTGCCATCTTTTTACGCCTGACACCATTCCGCGCTTCCGCTACGCAATATTGCGTGCGTTGCAGCGACTTTTTTCGCTATACATGACATTCATATTGTGTTTTGCTCTGAATAAGTTTCGAGCTATATTGTGGCTTTGTGGCATACTTGTTTACCACGCAGACGGCCCCAGTTCAATGCTTCCTCGGACCAAAGTATTTTCTATTATTCATAATATATTcatcttttttgcattttttccgGTCATAACAATGCGATAATTTCTCACTCAGAAACAATGACGCCGACACTGACGCCGACACCAGGATTTTCGCGAAACGATCTCTTTAACACTACCGCGTCAAAAAGGTAAACGTCAGTTTGGGGAGAACTGAATGCGCACAGATGCATATTTATAAAGCGAACAGATGATGCATTAGAGGAAGCATCGTAAGATGGTCTGGTTATTACGATGCGCCTTCCATCAGCTTTTACGAGGTGGCTATATTTCTGACGTGAATGAGGACGCAAGCATTCTGTGTACAGTCTCTTATGCTCTCTCATCCACTCCAGAATCCTCCTTCTCATTTCCCCCTTTCCATTAAACAATGATATATGTGCAGCTGTTCGTTAATTTTCTCTGTACAGTCTGTAGGAGAGGGCCTGGACATTGGGCCAATCTTGATAGCCTCGAAAACAACATCGTGCCATAGTACACCGTGGAGTTGTGATCGCTAAGTTACGCTGTCAAAAAGCATCATAAAATATTTTCTCCTCCAAACGTGGCTTTCCACGCTCCCTGCTTTGTTCTTGTCGAGCAGAAGACGGAACAGAGAACCATTTCTTGTCCCCTGTCGAACATTTTCAACATAAAGAAAGCACTCCACAGGAACACCTTTCCACATAACTCGAATATGTAAAACTCCTTCAAACTTCTCATCCTTTGGTCCTATGACCCTTAGCTGGGGTACGGTAAGGTAACTCGGCAGTTTTTGTAGCACAGTGAATTCCATTTACAGTGGACTGCTACAACCGAATATTTTTTACCTACTTAAGTAGACCTCAACAAATTTCTGTAGTGTTGATTCCTTATTATACGGAAGGAAATAATTTGATTTCTGCCTTTTATTCCACCAGGAATCATTTTAATTAAAATATGAAATGTGAAATTTACGCGTTTCAATCGGTCCCATAGCGTTACTCAGTCAGACATGTTCCATTATCTTAATAGCAGTGCTTTAACCACACAAGTTTCTGGCGTTGATGCAGAGGACACTGCTTATATTCTCATTGTAACTTCAGCAAATCCAGTGACCAAGTTCAGGGCTTTGTGACAAACAGGCCATACATAAAATTCTCCATGAGAGTAACATTCAAGACAAGTGTGACGCGTGCGATGGCATCATTGGGATCAGACACATGCTGGCGGGCTGTCCCGTGACTCTCGCCGACTCCGAAGAACAATGACTATACTGGCAGACGATGGTGCGAAGCGCGTCTCATCAAGACCAACGACGGGCAGCccagaaggtccacgatgacgccacaaggctcggcctggcggtaccgacgtggacgcggcccgcctcGGTCTGAAAGTACCAGGCTTCGGGACACAAATAAAgcttgtgaatgaatgaatgaatgaatgaatgaatgaatgagtcaCTTTAGTTCTGACACGAAAGTGTTGTGGTGAAAAAGATTTCACTGACGTTATCCCAACACGGACGGGACGTTGCTGAAGTTCACAAAAATCTATTACAAAAACTGAGGCTAGCAATATCTGTAACTGATCTGCTTTGCAGCTAGCCACATTTCAACAACGTTCCCCGCAAATATTTGCTATGTATACACTATTTATTAGGCGGCGAAATTTTGCCCAAAGCTAAAAAGTAGCGCAGCAGTtctgaaagaaacaaagaaggttGTACTGGTGAGAGTCCTCTTCGAATATCTTGGTTGAACAGCACACACGAGCTGACGACGAAGTAAAAGAACACATACAGGCGCTGATTCGAAACTAACATTTCGGTCATTTCATGCCAAATCAtccagcgttttctgaccatcaCAGATATGGCTGATAAAATACATGTTTCTCGAAATTCGAAGCTATGAATGTTTTATGTTACCTTTTTGTATTGATCTATCTTTTTAACCAAATATTCTCGCTACCCTAGCGTAGGATAGAAAACCATAAACGTGTCTGGttgacttttctttctttccttccttccttcttccttccttccctcctgAATTTGAAACAGATTCTGCGACAAAAGCATTGCACATTCGTCGCCACGTTCCCTATCCACGATTTGCGTTGGGGCGGAACCTACAACAATTGCTATGAATAATAACTTAAGGCCTTTGAGATGCAGCAGCGTGAACGACCACCTGCGCTTTCCTTGTTGTCTTCAAAGGCAATACGCAGCTACAGTACTATCACTCCTCAGCCTAAACCGGTTAAAAAACTAAGGCGTACTCTTGCGGGAAATATCTAGTTGTAACTGAAGCCTTGCTCATGAGTTCTTGAAAcgaatattaaaaagaaaaacttcaGACATGTCTTAGGAACAATTAGCAAAAACAGTGAATGATGATTCCACCGGAGGTGACGAAGCATCAACGCTCGTAATAAGATTTGTATCACGTAGAGGCCACAAATCACATGAACTAAAATACTGTGTCTGAGCCGAGATAGGCAAGGTGCCGGAGGCAAGGCTACGGCAGGTTCATTTCTCATAGAGCGAGTGTAATATACTGATATGAAAGGAGAAATTGCGAGAAAAGAAAGTGAAGGCAATAAAAACGGTATAGTTTATGCATTTCGATACTAAAAATAACACAAGGGGAAGCAGCCTGTGCGCTCGGCACGTTAGAAAATGTTTGATCTCAACTTCGTGACTTTGCTCGACGAGGAATGCAAATCCGGTGGCTCATGGGTAAAGTACCTATGAGTCGGCTGTGCTGTGCCAATGACGTGGAGACTACGTGATTTGAATTCCTGTAGAACGTCGTGATGCTATCTGGAAGTGAATGCGAGCTTGAATGCGCAGCCGCTGCGTCCAATGGCTGCACAGTCGACTATATAGTTGAGCTGTGCTAGCTTCTCCATGGCTTTTGCAATCAACTCCGGCGGCACGCCGTCGTGCTGTAGAGACGAAGCAGCTGTAATTAGTTGAGATGTGCTTAACCTGTTGCCAAAACGCATATAGTCATTTTCATTCTTTTTATCTTTATGTACACCTAGGCTCCAAAAGGCCACCGATGAAGAAAATCGTGAAGTATTTAAGTACTATCAATGATAAGCGTAAACTTGGCCAATTTGGTATTGTCTTCAGGTGCAAAGTTACCTCATCAGAAAAGTAAATCCTCACGATAATTGGATCTATAGCGTGAGCCCGACACTCACAGCACCACCGAAATAGAGGATTCCGCTCGTCATTTACCTTCAAGCTTTTGCGAGTGAATGGTCGCTAGGTTGGCAGCACACAACGTAGCTCTTGAGTGGCTTACGGTCTCCGTGAAAAGAAATGCTACGATCAACACGATGGCGAAGTGCCGGTCTACACATTGTAAAACAGGCAGATGACGCTCGCTGCTTACCGGAGCTCTAGAGACATACGCTGGACATATAGATGTCTCGCAGTGACGTCCCTAAAACTTGTCGTGTCGTAGCACCAGCATTAGAGGACGTGACTTTTTCGGTCACCTCAGTATTATCAAAACATCATATGAAGGTTATTCGCGCTCAGAGGCGTTCTTTTCACGTTGTTATCACATTGCGTCAGGTTAACCACAGCAGCTCGTTTGTCACCAAAGCCGCCACCGTGGAGAGCCGGCACGTTCACAAGCTGCGtccatgacgtcacgtgcaagctaTTAAATTTTGCTGATTGCTCGTCTTTTCTACGTACAATGAAACAATGCTACATAGAATGAACGCAGGAAGTCAAAAACTCGTCCGTCTGGATCACGGCGTGAGCATGTTTATATTGGTGTAATGCAAATAACGCTGAAATCGTAAAGCTTAACTCGGCCTGCAAATTATGCACAGGACTTGATTACTATCCGAATGCTTTTGTATGAAATCTTCAAAACCGTTTCAATGCCGCTTTATACAAAGGATTTTGCTCTATACCCATAGTAGTATAGTTAGGTGGTTTTTTGATATTTTTTTACGAAAACAGCGGTCGCTGTTCGATTGGTGTGTAAAGCAAAAAAGCCTTCTTACTTCGATTTAAACAGACGTCAGAGAACCCCAGCTCGTCAAAATAATTTTGGAGTTTAGAAGTACAGCAGAATTCATAAACATACCTCGGTGTTCACACGCAAAAGCACAGAATTCGCATTACATACGCTTGTAATATTGACGATAAGTTCATTCGTTCCTGAGACGTTTTGGCGTGCGACGGGCTTCGATGGATCGCCAGGCTTTCATCACATGGGTATTCGCAACTATAATCGCAGCCTATGTATGACCTTTGATATGTATGTATGACTATGTATGACCTATGTATGACCTTTTAAATCATtgactactttttctaaacacatatgctGCGGAAAAATAAACATTCCTACGCATGCCTCATGATCATGGAGACCATATACAGCTATATTACAGCTGTCCTGCACTCTTAATAGTTCGAAAATTTAGGTATCCCCATCAGCCCAACAGAATACTATAAGTGATGTCTGGCTGTCGAAGGAACACGGCGCAAAGAAATGTCTTATACAAGCCTGTGTCGTTTTTAAAATATTTGTTTCGTTATACTGTGAACCTCATATGAGATCAAAGCTG
This genomic interval from Rhipicephalus microplus isolate Deutch F79 chromosome 10, USDA_Rmic, whole genome shotgun sequence contains the following:
- the LOC119181641 gene encoding programmed cell death protein 6 produces the protein MSSYGSYGSYRPQTPRADVNYLRDIFNKVDKDRSGRVDAVELQQCLSNGTWKPFNPETVHMMINIFDHSRTGTLSFDDFVSLWNYINDWLRCFQDHDKDRSSSIDRNELREALRSFGYRLSDGTIDLLLMKYDRERKGSITFDDYILCCVTLQTFTSAFKSYDTDMDGYVTISYENFLKLGLGVFMP